The Blastopirellula sediminis sequence CCCTCGAATCCGCTTGGCGACTTCCGGGTCAGTGATCGACATCGAACGGACCGGTTTGCCTTCCGAGAGGACTTCGTAGCACTGGGCGAGCAGCTCAAGCCGAGCCTTCGCTTCTTTGTCGCCGGAGCGAGCCGACTTGGCGGCGCGATCTTTGGCCGATTCGACCGTTTGCAGGTCGGCCAGCATCAGCTCGGTGTCGATCGTTTCGATGTCGCGAATCGGGTCGACCGAGCCTTCGACGTGGATGACGTCGTTGTCGGCGAAGCAACGGACGACATGAACGATCGCGTCGACTTCACGGATGTGCGAGAGGAATTTGTTCCCCAACCCTTCCCCTTCGGAAGCCCCCCGGACGATGCCGGCGATATCGACCAACTGCAGCACAGCCGGGATCACCTTCTGCGTCTTGATGTACTGCTGGATCGTCTCCAAACGGGGATCCGGGACCGGGACGATCCCGACGTTGGGCTCGATCGTGCAGAACGGGTAGTTCTCGCTGGCGATGCCTGCGGCGGTCAAGGCGTTGAACAGCGTCGATTTGCCGACGTTGGGTAGACCGACGATTCCAGCTTCCATAGCTAACTGACTTCTTTATTGGGGATCGAGATATTAGCGCCAAGCGGTTGATTTTACCCGAAAACGCCCCACCGGTAAGCGGTGCTGCCGGCTCGACGTTCGCGGCTTTCCGGAAACGAAAAAAGCGTCGATCGGGCGGATC is a genomic window containing:
- the ychF gene encoding redox-regulated ATPase YchF, which codes for MEAGIVGLPNVGKSTLFNALTAAGIASENYPFCTIEPNVGIVPVPDPRLETIQQYIKTQKVIPAVLQLVDIAGIVRGASEGEGLGNKFLSHIREVDAIVHVVRCFADNDVIHVEGSVDPIRDIETIDTELMLADLQTVESAKDRAAKSARSGDKEAKARLELLAQCYEVLSEGKPVRSMSITDPEVAKRIRGLGLITAKKVLYLANVDEDNLSGEGDLVAKVKARAAEEGGEVVPVCARLEAELIELDPADRQEMLESVGLTEPALHTFARAAYKLLGLQSYFTAGEKEVRAWTIPIGATAPQAAGVIHSDFERGFIRCETYSVADLEQYHSEKAIRDAGKLRVEGKAYVMQDGDVCHFLFNV